ACGTTATACGAACTTTCGGCTTGAATTTCAAATGGAATTTTTCTTTCACGAACAACAGCTCTTGCAAACACATTAAAAGCCGTCGTCGCATTCATTCCAAAATTTTCACACAACTTATCAAATTGACGCTTTAATTTTTCATCCATCCGAATACTAAATGTTGCTTGACTCATAAAATTACTCCTTTTTATATAAAATATAACCTATTGTGTTCAATAATAGCAAACCACCTCCCAAATAATAACCTTCATTACATAAAAAGGGGGGAAGCCTCCCCCTCGCTGCATCACTAAAAATTTCAAACAAATTAACTTCGCCAAATATTTTTAGTGATTCCGCTACCCCCTCTGCGGGGACACCCCGCAACGCCCCGAATTAAAACATAAAGAAAACTGCGCTGATAATAAGCGAATAAATTACGCCAATAATCACGCCTTTAATTTCATTTCGATTATAATCATCTAGATTATAATTCGGGCGAATTTCTTCAAAACGACTTGCCGCAACATGAGCTATAAACAAACTATATGCAATAAACATTAAGGTTTCAAAAATACAAAGAAAGCAAAGGGTACTGATATTTTCTGCCATATTCATAGTAAGTTTATCCATAGCATTCGCAATACGATTATCTATCCCCCTAACTATAAGAGTGGGGATAAAACATTTCCAGAAAACAACCCCAAAAAAGCTTTTTCCTGAGCGCCTTATTTCAGAACGATGCACGAAATAACTGATAAGAGCACCGCCAAAAAATGCCGACCACATAAACGATTCTCTTTTCGAATCATCTGTTATATCACACGCATTTTCTTCGTGAGATTCTACTTCTTCATTGGCAGCAGAATAAACAGGAATTTCTTTTTTTAATCGCTTCGCTCTTTTCTTGTAACTGATAAAGAAACCGATAATGCCGACTAGTAAAACCACCCATATCGAAGAAGTGGAAACAAGAAGCAACGCAAGAATACTCATTAAACTAGCTTCTGGAAAATAGGTGACCAAGTTAAAAACTTCACCACCAATATTTGCATTCACCAAAAGTGAATCATTTTCTCTAACATCAAGAAGCAAAGCATCATCGCAAGCAGCTTCTCTACAAAGGATTATTTTTTGTTGAATTGTTGGCCAGTCCGTTGTTTGTGTTTTTTCTGCGCGATTTAAAACCTGAATTAAATGATTTAAAGTTTCTTGATCAACATTCACGGGAACAGAAAAAGAAAAATCGCCTTTTTTTGTATGAACTACAAATTGTGATGGATACAAAGTAAAACCGTCACCATCATATTTTGCTTCGTTCAAAGATTTTGCAGATGTTGAATCATTTCCATTTTCACTGCAAAAAGCACTTGAAACAAGCAAAAGGAAAATCAATAAAGTCTGAAACAACATTCGTCTCATCACATTGTTCATGTTTTTCTCACTTTTCATCATTCTTACACTCCGACGTTATTATTTTGCATAGGAATATAAGAAAAAAAACGCTTTGTCTAGGTTTTTGGTAAAATGTTTTTTTTTGAAGCAACACCATTTACATTTTTAAGGACGACTTTTAAAATTTGAGCAAATAATAAGAAAAGTCCGCATTTAAAATTTTTGTAAACGATATTGGACTTTTGTGCGCCATGTGCAAAATTTCATCGAACGTTTTGTTAAACGACAACGAATTATTTTCGCAGTTCAAAGGCGCCTTGACGGAGCAATACGTCTTTCAACAATTGAGAATGATTCCTGATTTAGATATTTTTTATTGGTCTGCAGAAAATTTACAAGCCAAAAGTTTGAAAGCCTTTGTTCAAAAATACCCTAAACTTCACGGCATAAGAATTTCGCTTTCCAAATACAGGGAACAAGAATTTTTAACAAACAGGCCTTTGTATGCGGTAAAGTCGATGATAGAATAAAAATCACAGCGAAATTTCTAACCGAAAAACTTTCGATTTTTTGGACTTTTTCGGTTATGAAATATGACTAAATTTCGCTAAAAACGCCAATTTTTAAGGAATTTTAAAAACCTAACTAAAAAACTATTGATTTTTCAGACTTTTTCGGTTAAATTTTGTTACATGAATAAATTCTTAATCGAGCGCAATTTTTATTTAGAAAAGCTGATTTCTGCGATGAATCATCCGGTAGTCAAAGTCATTACCGGAATTCGCCGTTCCGGAAAATCAATGCTTGTTTTTAAGTTGTTTTATCAGCATTTGCTAAAAAGTGGAATTTCTAAAGACCATATTATTTGCGTTGATTTAGAAACGCAAAAGAATAAGCCACTGCGCGATTCCCAAAAATTATACGAGTTCATTACTGCAAAAATCGTCGATGACAAACGCTACTATGTTTTACTCGATGAAATTCAGCTTGTCGATGAGTTTGAAGATGTCGCTATGGGTTTAATGATTGACGACCACTGCGATGTTTATTTGACTGGTTCAAATGCAAAACTTTTATCCAAAGACATCAACACGCGCTTTCGCGGTCGAAGCGAAGAAATTCGGGTATACCCGCTTTGCTTTAGCGAATATATTTCTTATTTAGAAAAAACTGAAAACGCAGTTGACAAATCCGAAGCCTTAAAGCAATTTATGTTGTATGGAGGACTTCCGTATGTTTGCCAATTAGAAGATTCAAAAACCAGAATCAATTATTTAAATTCCATCAACACGACCGTTTTATTTCGCGATTTGATCGAACGATACGAAATTCGAAATGAGCATTTATTTTCGTCGGTCATTGAATTTTTATGTTCAAACATCGGTTCGTATGTAAGTGCAAAAAAAATTTCAGACACTTTAAAATCAAATGGTTTTAAAACGGCATCGGTTGAGGCTATTGGCAATTACTTAAACCACCTTTGTGATTCATTTTTATTTTACAAGGTCAACCGCTACGATGTCAAAGGGAAAGCGTTTTTAAAGACGCTTAACAAGTATTACATTTCAGACTTGGGACTTCGAAACGAACGACTCAATTTCAGACAAATTGAGCTTACGCATTCTTTAGAAAATCTAGTTTATCTAGAACTTATCAAGCGAGGCTATTCTGTTGATATTGGGAAAAATAACGAAAAAGAAATTGACTTTATCGTAAATGAATCCGGCGGCAATTTAATGTACATTCAAGTCGCATACACGCTTATGGGCGAAGGAAAAATGGAACAAGAATTATCTTCGTTTAAAAACTTGAATGACGGCTACAAAAAAATCGTTATCACTATGGATAACGACCCCTTTACTCAATTAGAAAACGGCTATAAAAAGTTGAATGTCTTTGATTTTTTGCTCAACGAAAAATCGCTTGAAGAGGTTTGATAAAACTAACGATTTCTCGGGCATTGTTTATGTGTCATCCTGAGCGAAGCCGTAGGCGTAGCGAACGGATCTAGCTTTTCAAGTAAAAAGTCGCGGGCCTTTAAGCCCGCGACAAATAAAAGGAATGAACATTAAACAACAAACAAAGATGCGATTAAAGAAGAGGGCTTTTTCTACAAAGCGTTTCTCCACATTGACTATTTATTGCGACTACCAATTTCATTTTCATTATCATCTTTATTAAAATTTTGAACATTTGGAACATAAACCGGACGTATCGGAAAACCGACTTCTCGGTCATCGGAATAGACCAAGCTATAACCTCTTGAGTCAATGTGTAAATTGACAATAGCAGTGTCATTATAGGGGGTTGCAGTCCAGTAATGCCCGTCCTCTATAAAGAAACCTTTCTCATCTGTGTTAATTACACGACCATGGTAGCTATTGCCCGTCCCAGGTAAAATAATAGAATTCCCGTTTTTACCAGTTACCGTATAATACCCTTTTCCTGTTACCCTATTTCTCGACCATTCCCATTGGCAATTATCAATCAGCTCTCGCACTTGCTCCGCAGTGGGTATCCGCCAACCATTGCCCCATTCCCTTGCGACAATGTCAAATTTTTCATTTCCCGAAAATTCCTCTGCACTACGCTGATAGGGTTGGTAATAAAAACCAGCACCAAAAGGCCCGTCAGTCCCAAAATTAACATTTGACCACTTGGTGCCACTAGGGAGACCTAAATCGACAGCTTCCAAATTTTCAGGAGGTTTCGTGCTGCCAAATAATAGCGCACAACCACACACAGAAAACATAAACGCCACCATCAATGTGGCAAAGACCAAAGATTTTATTTTTGATAAATTCATAAAATATCTCCTTTTAAACGTGAATTCAATTTGCTAACGCAATTTAATTCCATAGTTTTTCCAAATGCACATCGCTATTCAGCTAAGACAGGGCGGATAGACTGACCTCTAGGACGGCTATGGAGACGATCAATGCCAGTCACATTTCGTTCCTCTGAATCAAAATCAAGAAAGTAGGCACCAGTGCTGAAACCTTCAACAGGAGTAGAACTCCAATAATATCCTTTACTGCCATTGCCGAGCAGATCAGATCCGTCATAGTACCCTGCCGCAGGAAGAAAAATACTATTGCCATTTCGCCCTGTTACTTTATAGCCTTTTACCATTTTGCCTTCGCTATTTTTTTGTGTAGTCCGTTTCCATTTACATTTTTTCATCAGTTCCACCATCTGCTTTTCCGTTGGCAGTTTCCACTGATTGCCCCAATTGGCAGTGGCAGCATCATATTTTGGATTTCCGGACACGCTGGAATTTAGTTCCTGCTTACCATAGGTTGAACTATTCTCTTGGTAGTATTCGCGTTTAGGCGTCGTCTCACCCCAAGCAAAATAATCCCCATAATCAGCGGGCGATTTTGCCCCTACATTCACACTTGCCCACTTGGTACCACTAGGCAGTCCTAAATCAACCGCTTCAAGACCATTATTACAAGCAGTCAGCATACTCATCGCCATGAGAACAAAAGTCAAAAACGTCATTCTAATATTTTTCATTTTTTAAATTCCTTAGTTTTAAATAAGCATCTCTATTCCGCTAAAACTGGGCGCACAGATTTTTGATATTTGTGATAGTCTGCACCAAAAGCGTTTGGGAATCCTTCGGTAGTCCCCAACCATAGATAGCTAGCCCGTTCGCTGTCGTATTTCGCATTGGGTTTATCCGAGTTAACATACACTTTAAGGGCATTGTTACCAACATACCTCGCAGGAGTGGAGCTCCAATAATATCCAATCAATAATCCACAGAAGTTTTCTCCACAACCATCTTTACCACTGCCAGCAGCTGGAAGAAATATTGATTTACCGTTTGGCCCAATAACCTGATAGCCATCAATATCATTGAATGTTTTCCGAATCCAGGTACAATTTGAACCTAACTCTTTAAGCTGATTTTCCGTCGGCATTTTCCATTTGTCACCCCAATTTGCCATGGCTGCGTCATATTCTACATTACCCGAAATATCCATATTAATTTTTCCAGGTCCATTTTCTGGTTTGACTGAGCCCCATGCAAAGTGATCTCCAAAAGCAGAATTATCTTTTGCGCCAACATTCATATTAGCCCATTTGGTGCCACTGGGGAGCCCTAAATCAACAGCCTTCTTTTCTGTTTCAATCTTTAATTTAGGAGGTTCTTTTACTTTAATTTTATCTTCACACTTAATTGTTATATCACCCCCAATTTTTAATTTTGCTTTATATGTTCCTGATTCTTTAGGGTAAATTTTAATTTTTAAACGATTATTGTCGTATTCTTCACCATTGATATACCAAGTCAAGCTTACTTTAGGATTCAACTCATAAGGGCCAGTCCACTCAGCAACCCATGAAATGCCAGATTGGCCTAAATAAATTTCGTCCTCCCCTTTTACGCTGCATGAGCCATATTCGCTCGAATCATCGCAAGCGGTAAAAGAGAGCGCTGCTGCAGCACAAAACGTATAGAGTAAGTTAAAAGTTTTCATAGTTTATCCCTTCTGTTAATTTTTATTTAAATTTGCCAAAGCACCCGTAACATCACCTAAATCATAGATGAAATCATCTTGATACTCTTGGATTAAAAAAGTTTGGATAAGATGGCTTCGACGCAAAGTTTCCAGCACTTCATCTTTTGAAGAAACTCGTTCATACCCTTCGTAATCAAAATCAATTCCATCTTGCTTGAAGTTTGCAACAATGTCGTCGAGTGATTTGGGATTCACTGTCATGGAAAATAATCGCGGCTGCAAAGTAGCGATTAACCGAACGGTCGCCAAAATGTAGTGTTTTGTTGTTAATTTCTGTAAAATTTCATCTATTTTCTCATAAACATCCCATTGAAGCTTTTCAGGCTCTAATGTCAAAAGGTGCAAAGCATCTTTAAGCCCAGAATCATCCCAATGTTTTTGAACTTCTTCTTTATCTTCATTAGAAATCATTCCATTTCCGAGCGATGCAACTACCTTCCCATTTCCCCAAAATTCATTGAAAATATTAGCATCCCAAGCACAGGCAGAATCCCCTTCTTTAACCTTTTGAAAAATTTCTCTCATTACTTTCGGACGAGCATTCGTATATTCGCCAGGCTTAAATGTTTCTTGATAAGAATGAACTTCGTGCAACTTACGTTTAGGGCAATTCATAGGATACTCCTTTTTGAAAATTTTAAGCAATATGTAAAAAAAAAATAACATTCGTCAATAGTTTTTATTATTTTCGTTAAAAATGTTGATTTTTATGTCGTTTTACGATTTTTTTGAAAATTCTGGTGGAAAAATTTGAGGAGAATGCTAGATCCTTCACTACGAACCTACGGTTCTCCGTTCAGGATGACACTGCATTCGTTCCGTGCTCCGCACTCCACTCAGGATGATATGAGAAAATCATACCGATTAGAAATTCCAAATTAGACCGAATAAAAAAGTGAAATTCAACCGAATAGATTGACTAAATTAGACCGATTTTGTAAATTTTGGCTATGGATAAGTCAAATTATTTGAAAAGAATTGTTGATAAGCAGATTCAGGCAGCTCTTGAAACTTTTGGAGCCGTCTGCGTCGAAGGTCCAAAATGGTGCGGCAAAACATGGACATCTGATTTTCATTCCCAAAGTAAAATTGAATTGGGTGACCCGAAAGGAAATTTTCAAAATCGACAACTTGCGCAAATGGACCCGCAACTTATTTTAGAAGGGGAGTCTCCAAGATTAATTGATGAATGGCAAGAAGTTCCGCCTATTTGGGATGCCGTGCGCTACGAGGTCGATAAACGTGCGAAAAAAGGGCAGTTTATTCTGACTGGTTCGTCAACGCCCTCGAGAAAGGGTGTCTTGCATAGTGGGGCTGGACGCATTACAAAAATCCGCATGCGGCCGATGAGTTTATATGAATCCGGGAATTCTAGCGGAGATGTTTCTCTGTTGGATATTTGCAACGGAAACACCAACGCAAAAATGACGGGAGATGTAAAGCTTAAAACGATTATTGAGTTGATTTTAAAGGGTGGATGGCCAGGAAGTTTAAATTTACCTATTGAAAATGCGATGGAAATTCCCAAAGCATACATCAAAGCAATCATTGATGATGACATTGAAAGAATAGATGATGTTAAAAGAAACAAGAGTAAAATGATGCTTTTGCTAAA
Above is a window of Hallerella porci DNA encoding:
- a CDS encoding type II toxin-antitoxin system RelB/DinJ family antitoxin, which encodes MSQATFSIRMDEKLKRQFDKLCENFGMNATTAFNVFARAVVRERKIPFEIQAESSYNVKAKGSRAFMALREDAEEYGVQDLSLKEINREIKNSRKGK
- a CDS encoding ATP-binding protein; translation: MNKFLIERNFYLEKLISAMNHPVVKVITGIRRSGKSMLVFKLFYQHLLKSGISKDHIICVDLETQKNKPLRDSQKLYEFITAKIVDDKRYYVLLDEIQLVDEFEDVAMGLMIDDHCDVYLTGSNAKLLSKDINTRFRGRSEEIRVYPLCFSEYISYLEKTENAVDKSEALKQFMLYGGLPYVCQLEDSKTRINYLNSINTTVLFRDLIERYEIRNEHLFSSVIEFLCSNIGSYVSAKKISDTLKSNGFKTASVEAIGNYLNHLCDSFLFYKVNRYDVKGKAFLKTLNKYYISDLGLRNERLNFRQIELTHSLENLVYLELIKRGYSVDIGKNNEKEIDFIVNESGGNLMYIQVAYTLMGEGKMEQELSSFKNLNDGYKKIVITMDNDPFTQLENGYKKLNVFDFLLNEKSLEEV
- a CDS encoding fibrobacter succinogenes major paralogous domain-containing protein, whose product is MKNIRMTFLTFVLMAMSMLTACNNGLEAVDLGLPSGTKWASVNVGAKSPADYGDYFAWGETTPKREYYQENSSTYGKQELNSSVSGNPKYDAATANWGNQWKLPTEKQMVELMKKCKWKRTTQKNSEGKMVKGYKVTGRNGNSIFLPAAGYYDGSDLLGNGSKGYYWSSTPVEGFSTGAYFLDFDSEERNVTGIDRLHSRPRGQSIRPVLAE
- a CDS encoding ATP-binding protein — translated: MDKSNYLKRIVDKQIQAALETFGAVCVEGPKWCGKTWTSDFHSQSKIELGDPKGNFQNRQLAQMDPQLILEGESPRLIDEWQEVPPIWDAVRYEVDKRAKKGQFILTGSSTPSRKGVLHSGAGRITKIRMRPMSLYESGNSSGDVSLLDICNGNTNAKMTGDVKLKTIIELILKGGWPGSLNLPIENAMEIPKAYIKAIIDDDIERIDDVKRNKSKMMLLLKSLARNESTTATNKILKNDIKAVDDDDIDTDTIANYLDVFKRLFLIENQSPFNSKIRSSQRIKQAEKRHLADPSLAAALLGATPDKLLNDLNTLGFLFEALCERDLDIYANSFGAKLFHYQDYGNNEIDSVIEMPDGSWNAFEIKLGANQIDDAAENLLKIKASIEKEPGGKPPANLCVICGLSNAAYRRPDGVFVVPITALKAV